The following coding sequences are from one Triticum aestivum cultivar Chinese Spring chromosome 5A, IWGSC CS RefSeq v2.1, whole genome shotgun sequence window:
- the LOC123107839 gene encoding senescence-specific cysteine protease SAG39, translating to MSRSTLIILALLAVSSAVAAPRALAARELAGNDAIAVDAAMVLRHEKWMAEHGRTYADEEEKARRLEVFRANAKFIDSFNAAEDSSHRLATNRFADLTDEEFRAARTGLRPVAGAGSGAGGFRYENFSLADAAGSMDWRAMGAVTGVKDQGSCGCCWAFSAVAAVEGLTKIRTGRLVSLSEQQLVDCDVNGDDEGCAGGLMDNAFEYMVRRGGLTTESSYPYRGTDGSCRRSASAASIRGYEDVPANNEAALMAAVAHQPVSVAINGGDSVFRFYDSGVLGGSGCGTELNHAITAVGYGTASDGSKYWIMKNSWGTSWGERGYVRIRRGERGEGVCGLAQLASYPV from the exons ATGTCTCGGTCCACGTTAATCATCCTCGCTCTCCTCGCCGTGAGCAGCGCCGTCGCCGCTCCCCGTGCTCTCGCGGCACGGGAGCTCGCCGGCAACGATGCCATCGCCGTCGACGCTGCCATGGTGTTGAGGCACGAGAAGTGGATGGCGGAGCACGGGCGCACGTacgccgacgaggaggagaaggcgCGGCGGCTGGAGGTATTCCGCGCCAACGCCAAGTTCATCGACTCGTTTAACGCCGCAGAGGACAGCAGCCACCGGCTGGCCACCAACAGGTTCGCCGACCTCACCGACGAGGAGTTCCGCGCCGCGAGGACCGGCCTCCGGCCGGTGGCTGGCGCGGGGAGCGGCGCCGGCGGGTTCAGGTACGAGAACTTCAGCCTGGCCGACGCGGCCGGGAGCATGGACTGGAGGGCCATGGGCGCCGTCACCGGCGTCAAGGACCAAGGGTCTTGCG GCTGCTGCTGGGCGttctcggcggtggcggcggtggaaggGCTGACCAAGATCCGCACGGGGCGGCTGGTGTCGCTATCGGAGCAGCAGCTGGTGGACTGCGACGTGAACGGCGACGACGAGGGCTGTGCCGGCGGCCTCATGGACAACGCCTTCGAGTACATGGTCCGCCGCGGCGGCCTCACCACGGAGTCGTCCTACCCGTACCGCGGCACGGACGGGTCGTGCCGCCGCTCGGCCTCGGCCGCGTCCATCCGTGGGTACGAGGACGTGCCGGCCAACAACGAGGCGGCGCTGATGGCGGCCGTGGCGCACCAGCCCGTGTCCGTGGCCATCAACGGCGGCGACAGCGTGTTCCGGTTCTACGACAGCGGCGTGCTGGGCGGGTCCGGCTGCGGCACGGAGCTCAACCACGCCATCACGGCGGTCGGGTACGGCACGGCGAGCGACGGCAGCAAGTACTGGATCATGAAGAACTCGTGGGGCACGTCGTGGGGCGAGCGCGGCTACGTCAGGATCCGCCGCGGGGAGCGCGGCGAGGGCGTCTGCGGCCTCGCCCAGCTCGCGTCCTACCCTGTCTAG